In a genomic window of Polypterus senegalus isolate Bchr_013 chromosome 13, ASM1683550v1, whole genome shotgun sequence:
- the syngr3a gene encoding synaptogyrin-3a has translation MEAGGSFGAGRAGGAFDPIAFVKQPQTILRILSWIFSIVVFGSIVNEGYVNSGSEVLHCVFNKNEDACNYGITIGVIAFFASMLFLALDVYFPQISSVKDRKKAVLLELGFSGFWTFLWFVGFCFLANQWQRTSSEGLVLNQGADAARAAIAFSFFSILSWAGMTLKALQRYRLGTDMSLFATDQLNGNPNIEPYPGYPTGSGIETRDTYQSPPFTENLGTNPKGYQLPTY, from the exons ATGGAAGCAGGAGGGTCGTTTGGAGCAGGCAGAGCCGGGGGTGCCTTCGATCCCATCGCCTTTGTCAAGCAGCCGCAGACCATTCTACGAATACTCTCCTGG ATTTTCTCAATAGTGGTTTTTGGCTCCATAGTCAATGAGGGCTATGTTAACAGTGGCAGCGAGGTACTCCACTGCGTGTTCAACAAGAACGAGGACGCCTGCAACTACGGCATCACGATTGGCGTCATTGCATTTTTTGCTTCCATGCTGTTTTTAGCCCTGGATGTATACTTTCCCCAAATCAGCAGcgtaaaagacagaaaaaaagctgTCCTACTGGAGCTAGGATTTTCAG GTTTCTGGACATTCCTTTGGTTTGTAGGATTCTGCTTTTTGGCCAACCAGTGGCAGCGCACATCTTCAGAAGGACTTGTTCTGAATCAGGGGGCAGATGCTGCCCGAGCTGCCATtgccttctccttcttctccatTCTGTCTTGG GCTGGCATGACCCTAAAGGCACTGCAGAGATACCGGCTGGGCACTGACATGTCCCTATTTGCCACGGATCAACTCAATGGCAATCCCAATATTGAGCCCTACCCTGGCTATCCAACAGGAAGCGGCATTGAGACCAGGGACACCTACCAGAGTCCTCCGTTTACCGAGAATCTAGGCACCAACCCCAAGGGATACCAACTGCCAACCTACTAA